Proteins from a single region of Dyadobacter fanqingshengii:
- a CDS encoding NAD(P)-binding protein — protein METKKKKIAILGGGMASLSAAHELTDYEGWQDHYEITLYQTGWRLGGKTATGRGECDRIEEHGIHILQGWYDTTFRLLRDVYAERKQHNLAPGSPLQDLFKDGLVANNSTLLTEFVPELGKWTNWPLVLPETEEQPGAGEPLPMWALVRKGLSVMAEMLLGSPYSSTGSWFSRWVLNHFFPKFVDGVEQKRQEKKGFLHWLLKPLFSENGFVGRLIKREMSHINEAIKLLAQESGDNHKHHSFILNLLEREIRHIERQGLPYREDQQEKRHQAIAVCFAYYNIKGILKDVYDRKTEIFDFDKIDKYDYREWLAMQGAPQWLVDSVIVRFFYTGTFANLVNENGGAVAAGTALQFFAKSSGYKGSFVYQMVYGTGDVMVMPIYEVLKSRGVKFKFFHKIEQVHYDANKIIETISYAEQVKLQVPEYDPVKKINGELRVWPGAPLYDQLDAENATRLQAEKVNLEDPWTDWTDYRKGQLKKGIDFDEVVLGIPIGTLKRICSEIIEKEPRWKSMAANIVTTPTQSAQLWFLPTLQELGFELSEWGLAPGLSAPNVVVYQNPMYSWLDSTIALPSENWPKNQQPRFLAYYTGPYLLRKPLPEGPDTAYQAIENERLKNAFEQWLQDNSAWFWPKAGTYLYPQGLNFQLLADVKDSKDGYARFSSQFFRANVRPTDHYTLSVPNSAIHRLKADASGFENLFLCGDWIDFGGNVGYIDGTIQSGQQAAQALRSRMHLGGHKEIWSEIKS, from the coding sequence AAATCACGCTGTATCAGACAGGCTGGCGGCTTGGTGGAAAAACAGCCACCGGGCGCGGGGAATGCGACCGGATAGAAGAGCATGGGATTCATATTTTGCAAGGTTGGTACGACACCACATTCCGCCTGCTTCGTGACGTATATGCCGAACGGAAACAGCACAACCTTGCACCGGGCAGCCCATTGCAGGATCTTTTCAAAGACGGACTTGTTGCCAATAATTCAACATTACTGACCGAATTTGTCCCGGAACTGGGCAAGTGGACAAACTGGCCGCTGGTATTGCCCGAAACGGAGGAACAACCCGGTGCAGGCGAGCCTTTGCCTATGTGGGCGCTGGTGCGAAAGGGATTGTCGGTAATGGCCGAAATGTTGCTGGGAAGCCCTTATTCCAGCACCGGCAGCTGGTTCAGCAGGTGGGTACTCAATCATTTTTTTCCAAAATTCGTGGATGGCGTCGAACAAAAACGGCAGGAAAAAAAGGGATTTTTACACTGGCTTCTCAAACCACTTTTCTCCGAAAACGGATTCGTTGGACGCCTTATCAAACGGGAAATGTCGCACATCAATGAAGCCATCAAATTGCTGGCCCAGGAATCCGGCGATAATCACAAGCATCATAGCTTCATTTTAAATTTATTGGAAAGGGAGATCAGGCACATAGAGCGCCAGGGCTTGCCTTATCGTGAAGACCAGCAAGAGAAAAGGCATCAGGCCATAGCGGTTTGCTTTGCTTATTACAACATTAAGGGTATCCTCAAAGACGTTTACGATCGAAAAACGGAGATTTTTGATTTTGATAAAATTGATAAATATGATTACCGCGAATGGCTGGCGATGCAGGGAGCGCCGCAATGGTTGGTGGATTCAGTGATCGTACGCTTCTTTTACACCGGAACATTTGCCAATCTGGTTAACGAAAACGGGGGAGCGGTGGCTGCGGGAACAGCGCTTCAATTTTTTGCGAAATCGTCAGGTTACAAAGGTTCATTTGTATATCAAATGGTCTACGGCACAGGCGATGTGATGGTCATGCCTATTTACGAGGTTTTGAAAAGCAGGGGTGTGAAATTTAAATTTTTTCACAAAATCGAGCAGGTGCATTATGATGCTAATAAGATTATTGAAACGATATCTTACGCTGAGCAGGTAAAATTGCAAGTGCCGGAATATGATCCCGTCAAAAAGATCAACGGTGAACTCCGCGTGTGGCCCGGCGCGCCGCTGTACGACCAGCTCGATGCCGAAAATGCCACGCGTTTGCAAGCAGAAAAAGTGAATCTGGAAGATCCCTGGACGGATTGGACGGACTACCGGAAAGGACAATTGAAAAAAGGCATTGATTTCGATGAAGTGGTCCTGGGCATTCCGATCGGCACGCTGAAAAGGATTTGCAGCGAGATTATTGAAAAAGAACCGCGCTGGAAATCCATGGCCGCGAACATTGTCACCACGCCCACGCAGTCAGCACAGCTGTGGTTCCTGCCCACTTTGCAAGAACTTGGCTTTGAACTTTCTGAATGGGGACTGGCTCCGGGATTGAGCGCGCCGAATGTTGTGGTTTACCAAAATCCGATGTATTCATGGCTGGACAGCACTATCGCGCTACCAAGTGAAAACTGGCCAAAAAACCAGCAACCCAGGTTTCTTGCTTACTACACAGGCCCATATCTGCTGCGCAAGCCATTGCCGGAAGGGCCGGATACAGCCTATCAGGCCATTGAAAATGAGCGGCTGAAAAATGCATTTGAACAATGGTTGCAGGACAACAGCGCGTGGTTTTGGCCAAAAGCCGGGACCTATTTGTATCCCCAGGGGCTCAATTTTCAGTTATTGGCCGATGTCAAGGATTCCAAAGATGGTTATGCTCGATTTTCCAGTCAGTTTTTCAGGGCCAATGTGCGTCCGACCGACCATTATACGCTTTCCGTGCCCAACAGCGCCATTCACAGATTAAAAGCGGATGCGAGTGGATTTGAAAACCTGTTCCTGTGCGGCGACTGGATCGATTTCGGGGGCAATGTGGGCTACATTGACGGCACCATTCAGTCCGGGCAGCAGGCAGCGCAGGCGCTTCGGTCACGAATGCATCTGGGCGGACACAAGGAAATCTGGTCGGAAATCAAGTCTTGA
- a CDS encoding AEC family transporter, with protein sequence METLLKLYGELLPVMAFIPAGYLIARKFNFNSGYISKPLINVLLPLLVFTNMLDAEASKLVVLPILTFLLALGMNFAAKMIQNKLASETDPLLLRSSFSFFNVAFFGIPTVTALFGEDKVNVLICIYLGSALYGDTIGYFQIAKTKYPTGKALKEMLSIPFLYVFMAGIICKIAGLETPEFVKPVLNVVSFAVSAAGMMIVGFQLADVDFKHIKIPYFSKLLGFRTLAAVVILSVVAFAASFIAKDLEAEDYKMLALVPLFPIAANVTVFAAFLKADEEQSSILVFLSMLLSVVLVSIATFFLQ encoded by the coding sequence TTGGAAACCCTTCTTAAACTTTACGGGGAGCTGCTGCCCGTCATGGCATTCATACCCGCCGGCTATTTAATCGCCAGGAAATTCAATTTCAACTCCGGTTACATCAGCAAGCCATTGATCAATGTGCTCTTGCCTTTGCTTGTTTTCACCAACATGCTCGACGCGGAGGCTTCCAAGCTGGTCGTATTGCCCATTTTGACGTTTCTGCTCGCATTAGGGATGAATTTTGCGGCCAAAATGATACAGAATAAACTGGCTTCTGAAACTGACCCTTTGCTACTACGCAGCTCCTTTTCATTTTTTAACGTGGCTTTTTTCGGCATCCCAACGGTTACTGCGCTTTTTGGCGAAGACAAAGTGAATGTCTTGATCTGCATTTATCTGGGCTCCGCGCTGTATGGTGATACAATTGGTTATTTTCAAATTGCTAAGACCAAATATCCGACCGGAAAAGCATTAAAGGAAATGCTGAGCATTCCTTTTCTCTATGTTTTCATGGCAGGAATCATCTGTAAAATTGCCGGGTTGGAAACCCCGGAATTTGTCAAACCTGTCCTCAATGTTGTCAGCTTTGCCGTATCAGCAGCCGGAATGATGATTGTCGGTTTTCAATTGGCCGATGTCGATTTTAAGCATATTAAGATTCCGTATTTTTCCAAATTACTTGGCTTCCGCACGCTCGCAGCCGTGGTTATACTTTCCGTTGTTGCATTTGCAGCTTCTTTTATCGCGAAGGATTTGGAAGCGGAAGATTATAAAATGCTGGCCCTGGTTCCGCTTTTCCCGATTGCTGCAAATGTTACCGTATTTGCGGCCTTCCTCAAAGCGGATGAAGAGCAGTCTTCGATCCTGGTCTTTTTATCCATGTTGCTTTCGGTTGTACTCGTTTCGATAGCAACATTTTTCCTGCAATAG
- a CDS encoding glycoside hydrolase family 43 protein — protein sequence MKKILFVLTLAVFNLMLVHAQNSEPALRVDIPIDSIRLSDPFILADKITSTYYMTGTGGRLWKSKDLRKWTGPYKIAQTDPQSWMGSNPMIWAAEIHYYKGKYYYFATFTNKAIRVGDNLERRASHVLVSDKPDGPYVPMKDSVYLPADKLTLDATLWTDTDGKSYMIYCHEWLQNDNGTVEKIELKPDLSGTIGGGKILFLASDSPWSREKEKDGKDRPNKVTDGPWLFRTQTGKLGMLWTSWIYDVYTQGVAYSQSGTLDGPWIQEKEPVNGSNFGHGMLFRTFDGKLLMSIHSHKSINNRTVRIPHLFEVDDSGDKIVVGKAFN from the coding sequence ATGAAGAAAATACTGTTCGTACTAACGCTGGCTGTATTCAATTTAATGCTTGTTCACGCGCAAAACAGCGAACCAGCACTTCGCGTTGATATCCCCATTGACTCGATACGCCTGAGCGACCCTTTTATTTTGGCAGACAAAATCACCTCCACGTACTACATGACCGGAACAGGAGGGAGGTTATGGAAAAGCAAAGACCTTCGGAAATGGACAGGTCCATATAAAATCGCACAAACAGACCCTCAATCATGGATGGGGTCGAACCCGATGATATGGGCGGCGGAAATCCATTATTATAAAGGCAAATATTACTATTTCGCCACATTTACCAACAAAGCCATTCGGGTAGGAGACAACCTTGAACGCCGGGCCAGCCACGTGCTGGTCAGCGACAAACCCGACGGACCTTACGTGCCGATGAAGGACTCCGTTTATCTGCCCGCAGATAAATTGACATTGGATGCCACATTATGGACGGATACGGATGGTAAATCGTACATGATTTATTGCCATGAATGGTTGCAGAATGACAACGGAACGGTGGAAAAAATAGAGCTGAAACCCGATCTCAGCGGCACCATCGGAGGCGGAAAGATCCTGTTCCTGGCCAGCGATTCTCCGTGGAGCCGTGAGAAAGAAAAGGACGGTAAGGACCGCCCGAATAAAGTTACAGACGGCCCGTGGCTATTCCGCACGCAAACCGGGAAGCTGGGCATGCTCTGGACTAGCTGGATCTATGACGTATATACCCAGGGTGTTGCTTATTCCCAAAGCGGCACTTTGGATGGTCCATGGATACAGGAGAAGGAGCCAGTTAACGGTTCAAATTTTGGCCACGGAATGCTTTTCCGCACATTTGACGGTAAGCTGCTCATGTCCATTCACAGTCATAAAAGCATTAATAACCGCACTGTGCGAATTCCTCATTTATTTGAAGTGGATGATTCAGGGGATAAAATTGTGGTTGGGAAGGCATTTAATTGA
- a CDS encoding FAD/NAD(P)-binding protein gives MSLTNITIIGGGACGISAFIELFLQLRIAKSHQKVSITIIEENPEIGKGLAFGTKQPGHILNTQADLMGIHFTEPQHFSDWLIEHDARIGHEVVDNQGENKAFTTRRLYGDYLKEQFEHYFELAKKEGMAVEVIRASAIKVTKLKSGFNVHLSGSRKHSCDFMLLAPGTPVANNYPHLDKKKNYFGSPWPSTPILDNIPKNADVAILGSSLSAVDALMTLADNGYKGKITCYSPDGLMPRVQPEEQQMIKCQFLTLKKLHEIQRNELRNPTIKEIFRLFMQEAEAFAGKKIDWKATTRIGKPADQLLKEDIEIAKNGGDALTNIPYSLRYESSEMWKWLDESEKLKFKKWLGAHWAVSRHCMPLVNAERVNQLFETQQLRIVPGLKKVVFDETRKGFVLTCEEGQESVEKYVINATGPASAVKMMKSELMQNLAKANLIEPEDAGGIKINTETMQVITGKKAYPNFYAVGHITNGLLLDVNAVWFNVKMIGNLSRHLISQIIGNPS, from the coding sequence ATGAGTTTGACAAATATTACGATTATCGGCGGCGGAGCCTGTGGCATATCAGCATTTATAGAGCTTTTTCTTCAATTGCGCATCGCAAAAAGTCACCAAAAAGTCAGCATTACCATCATTGAGGAGAACCCGGAAATCGGGAAAGGACTTGCTTTCGGGACCAAGCAACCGGGTCATATTCTCAACACCCAGGCCGATTTAATGGGAATCCATTTTACAGAACCCCAGCATTTCAGCGACTGGCTCATTGAGCATGATGCACGCATTGGTCATGAAGTTGTTGATAATCAAGGTGAAAATAAAGCATTTACGACCCGGCGACTGTACGGGGATTATCTGAAAGAGCAGTTTGAACATTATTTTGAGCTGGCGAAAAAAGAAGGCATGGCTGTGGAGGTCATCCGCGCAAGCGCCATCAAAGTAACCAAGCTGAAATCCGGGTTCAATGTGCATTTGTCGGGAAGCAGGAAGCATTCATGCGACTTTATGCTGCTGGCGCCAGGGACGCCGGTTGCCAATAATTATCCGCATCTGGATAAAAAGAAAAACTATTTCGGCTCTCCCTGGCCATCGACGCCCATTCTGGACAACATTCCTAAAAATGCAGATGTCGCCATTTTGGGTTCCAGCCTGAGCGCAGTTGATGCTTTAATGACTTTGGCCGATAATGGTTACAAAGGAAAAATCACCTGCTATTCTCCCGACGGACTGATGCCCCGCGTGCAGCCCGAAGAGCAGCAAATGATCAAATGCCAGTTCCTGACGCTGAAAAAGCTGCACGAAATCCAGCGGAATGAGCTGCGAAATCCAACAATAAAAGAAATATTCCGGCTTTTTATGCAGGAAGCTGAGGCCTTTGCTGGTAAAAAAATCGATTGGAAGGCAACGACAAGAATCGGAAAGCCGGCGGATCAGCTTCTTAAAGAAGACATTGAAATCGCAAAAAACGGCGGTGATGCACTCACCAACATTCCTTATTCGCTTCGGTATGAGAGTTCGGAAATGTGGAAATGGCTGGACGAATCGGAAAAGCTGAAATTCAAGAAATGGCTGGGCGCACACTGGGCCGTAAGCCGTCATTGTATGCCGCTCGTGAATGCGGAAAGGGTTAATCAGCTTTTTGAGACCCAACAACTACGCATTGTCCCGGGTTTGAAGAAGGTGGTTTTCGACGAGACCAGGAAAGGATTTGTGCTAACCTGTGAGGAAGGGCAGGAATCGGTCGAAAAATACGTCATTAACGCCACGGGCCCGGCTTCGGCGGTCAAAATGATGAAGTCGGAGCTGATGCAGAACCTGGCTAAGGCAAACTTGATCGAACCGGAAGATGCAGGTGGGATCAAGATCAATACCGAGACAATGCAGGTGATCACCGGCAAAAAGGCTTATCCCAATTTCTACGCAGTCGGGCACATTACAAATGGTCTGCTGCTGGACGTGAATGCGGTTTGGTTTAATGTTAAAATGATCGGCAATTTATCTCGTCACCTTATCAGCCAGATCATTGGAAACCCTTCTTAA
- a CDS encoding DUF4468 domain-containing protein gives MKRFLFSTTLIFSLHLITPGFAQKPGLPYNRFTGEITQTQVVKTDQSRDKAFSAIKAWISKTYPNYREVVRAEDMSSGRIIIQDREPINSNRFKSFSYRVTIDVKDGHYTCTINNVKTLSLGSAAYASADMDFSNMGMYGQDIDDISRQISITKNKKALAKLYKNRSVLKSLLSDYDKSHYKMSAQFNMIQTGLLEAVSGTSSLAAY, from the coding sequence ATGAAACGCTTTTTATTCTCAACGACTTTAATTTTTTCGCTGCATTTGATTACACCCGGCTTTGCACAAAAGCCCGGCTTGCCTTATAACAGGTTCACAGGAGAAATCACGCAAACGCAAGTTGTAAAAACTGACCAGTCCAGAGACAAGGCTTTCAGTGCTATAAAAGCGTGGATATCCAAGACTTATCCCAATTATCGGGAAGTTGTGCGGGCCGAAGATATGAGTTCCGGCAGGATCATTATCCAGGACCGCGAACCCATTAATTCCAATCGGTTCAAATCTTTCAGTTACCGCGTTACTATTGATGTAAAAGATGGGCATTACACCTGCACGATCAACAATGTTAAGACGCTAAGCCTTGGATCTGCTGCATACGCATCCGCAGATATGGATTTTTCAAACATGGGGATGTATGGGCAGGACATTGATGACATCAGCCGTCAAATTTCCATCACCAAAAACAAAAAGGCACTCGCCAAGCTCTATAAAAACCGTAGCGTTCTTAAATCGCTCCTATCGGATTACGACAAATCCCACTACAAGATGAGCGCACAATTCAATATGATCCAAACCGGCCTCCTCGAAGCAGTCTCAGGCACAAGCTCACTGGCAGCGTATTGA
- a CDS encoding alpha/beta hydrolase, producing the protein MLRFNYNMDTIMRIKVLLNTVFAVAVMLAAGKPAVGQIKPSGAADTSFSVMGSYRSEIRHHPDIRMADPTMPASVNASRNIPYRQNRSGRNLLLDIYQRKQRLPKPVPAILMVHGGGWRSGDRTHNTTLAQRLAEKGFITITADYSLSTEDLFPAAVYDLKAAIRWIRAHAGEYNIDTSRIAVLGFSAGGELAAFIGATNGNKKFEGSGEHMAYSSAVQAVIDIDGILAFIHPESGEGDESKSISAATYWFGYPKSERAELWNDGSPITHVSSKSPPYLFINSSVSRMHAGREDFIKKLNGFNIYSEVKTFSDAPHTFMFFDPWFNPTLKSIDDFMSRIFPAK; encoded by the coding sequence ATGCTTAGATTTAATTACAACATGGACACTATCATGCGAATAAAGGTCTTGCTTAACACGGTTTTTGCTGTCGCTGTTATGCTTGCCGCTGGTAAACCCGCAGTCGGACAAATTAAACCATCCGGCGCGGCAGACACCAGCTTTTCGGTGATGGGTTCGTATCGCAGTGAAATCAGGCATCACCCGGACATTCGCATGGCAGATCCCACCATGCCCGCCTCTGTGAATGCAAGCCGTAATATTCCGTATCGGCAAAACCGGTCGGGCCGAAATTTGTTACTGGACATTTATCAACGAAAACAGAGACTACCGAAACCGGTGCCTGCAATCCTGATGGTCCATGGTGGTGGCTGGCGCTCGGGTGACCGCACACACAACACCACACTGGCACAACGACTCGCAGAAAAAGGCTTCATTACAATCACCGCAGATTATAGTTTATCAACGGAAGATTTATTTCCAGCGGCAGTTTATGACCTAAAAGCCGCCATTCGCTGGATCAGGGCACATGCGGGAGAGTATAACATCGACACATCCCGGATTGCCGTTCTTGGTTTTTCGGCAGGAGGGGAGCTGGCTGCGTTCATTGGCGCGACTAATGGGAACAAAAAATTTGAGGGTTCGGGAGAGCATATGGCATATTCCAGCGCCGTGCAGGCCGTGATTGACATTGACGGCATTCTCGCATTCATACATCCGGAATCTGGCGAGGGTGATGAATCAAAATCAATTTCCGCCGCGACATATTGGTTTGGTTATCCTAAAAGCGAACGGGCTGAGCTTTGGAACGATGGTTCTCCTATTACGCATGTGAGCAGTAAGTCGCCGCCTTATTTGTTCATTAACAGCTCGGTAAGCCGCATGCATGCGGGCAGGGAAGATTTTATCAAAAAGCTGAATGGCTTTAACATTTACAGTGAGGTGAAAACATTTTCCGACGCGCCGCATACATTCATGTTTTTTGATCCCTGGTTTAACCCAACGCTGAAATCAATTGACGATTTCATGAGTCGTATCTTTCCCGCCAAATGA